Proteins co-encoded in one Metabacillus sp. KUDC1714 genomic window:
- the minD gene encoding septum site-determining protein MinD gives MGEAIVITSGKGGVGKTTTSANLGTALAILGKRVCLVDTDIGLRNLDVVMGLENRIIYDLVDVVEGRCKMHQALVKDKRFEDLLYLLPAAQTSDKTAVKPEQIKKIIDELKQDYDYIIIDCPAGIEQGYKNAVAGADKAVVVTTPEISAVRDADRIIGLLEKEDIEPPKLVINRIRNHLVKNGDMLDVDEIVSHLSIDLIGIVADDDDVIKASNNGEPIAMDPNNRAAIAYRNIARRILGESVPLQSLDEQNKGVLTKLKKFFGVRV, from the coding sequence ATGGGTGAAGCAATTGTCATTACCTCAGGTAAAGGTGGAGTTGGTAAAACAACAACATCTGCAAATTTAGGGACAGCTTTAGCTATATTGGGCAAACGTGTTTGCTTAGTAGATACAGACATCGGTCTTCGAAACCTAGATGTTGTAATGGGATTAGAAAATCGGATTATTTATGATCTAGTAGACGTAGTTGAAGGGCGCTGTAAAATGCACCAAGCTCTTGTAAAAGATAAACGATTTGAAGATTTATTATATTTATTACCTGCTGCACAAACAAGTGATAAAACAGCAGTGAAACCAGAGCAAATCAAAAAGATAATAGATGAACTAAAACAAGATTATGATTATATTATCATTGATTGCCCAGCAGGAATTGAACAAGGTTACAAAAATGCAGTTGCTGGTGCAGATAAGGCTGTAGTTGTGACAACTCCAGAAATTTCTGCTGTTCGAGATGCAGATCGAATTATTGGTTTACTAGAAAAAGAAGATATTGAGCCTCCGAAATTAGTGATTAATCGTATTCGTAATCATCTAGTTAAAAATGGGGACATGCTAGATGTTGATGAAATCGTTTCACATCTTTCAATTGACCTAATCGGAATCGTTGCTGATGATGATGATGTTATTAAGGCATCTAACAATGGTGAGCCTATTGCAATGGATCCTAATAATCGTGCAGCGATTGCGTATCGTAATATTGCCCGACGTATCCTTGGGGAATCTGTTCCATTACAATCTTTAGATGAGCAAAATAAGGGTGTATTAACAAAGCTGAAAAAGTTTTTTGGAGTACGGGTATAG
- the rplU gene encoding 50S ribosomal protein L21 gives MYAIIETGGKQIKVEEGQVIYVEKLGTDQGETVTFDKVLFVGGDNVKVGSPTVDGATVTGKIEKHGRQKKITVFKYKAKKNYRKKQGHRQPYTKVVIDKINA, from the coding sequence ATGTACGCTATTATTGAAACTGGTGGAAAACAAATTAAAGTTGAAGAAGGTCAAGTTATCTACGTTGAGAAGCTTGGTACTGATCAAGGTGAAACTGTTACGTTTGACAAAGTTTTATTTGTAGGTGGAGACAATGTTAAAGTTGGTAGCCCAACTGTTGACGGAGCAACTGTTACTGGTAAGATCGAAAAACACGGTCGTCAAAAGAAAATCACTGTCTTCAAATATAAAGCTAAGAAAAACTATCGTAAAAAACAAGGTCACCGTCAGCCATACACTAAAGTTGTGATTGACAAAATCAACGCGTAA
- the rpmA gene encoding 50S ribosomal protein L27, protein MLRLDLQFFASKKGVGSTKNGRDSMSKRLGAKRADGQLVSGGSILYRQRGTKIYPGENVGRGGDDTLYAKVDGVVKFERFGRDRKKVSVYPVAQEA, encoded by the coding sequence ATGTTAAGATTAGATCTTCAGTTCTTCGCATCTAAGAAGGGGGTAGGGTCGACTAAAAATGGTCGTGACTCTATGTCTAAACGTCTTGGTGCAAAGCGTGCAGATGGACAATTGGTATCTGGTGGTTCAATTCTTTACCGTCAACGTGGTACAAAAATTTACCCAGGTGAAAACGTTGGCCGCGGCGGTGATGATACGTTATACGCAAAAGTTGATGGTGTTGTTAAGTTCGAACGTTTCGGACGCGACCGCAAAAAAGTTAGCGTATATCCAGTAGCACAAGAAGCATAA
- the obgE gene encoding GTPase ObgE: MFVDQVKIYVKGGDGGNGMVAFRREKYVPKGGPAGGDGGNGADVIFEVEEGLRTLMDFRYKRHFKAPRGEHGMSKNQHGKNSQPMIVKVPPGTIVSDEETGQIIADLTEHGQQAVIAKGGRGGRGNSRFATPANPAPELSENGEPGIERNVILELKVLADVGLVGFPSVGKSTLLSVISSAKPKIAEYHFTTLVPNLGMVETEDGRSFVMADLPGLIEGAHQGVGLGHQFLRHIERTRVIVHVIDMSGLEGRDPYEDYVTINAELKEYNLRLTERPQIIVANKMDMPDSEENLAGFKKKLKDDLKIFPISAITREGVRELLFEIADAIERTPEFPLYEEEPAENRVVYEFKKEEPNFAITRDSDGSYVLSGEKIEKLFKMTEFSREESVRRFARQLRGLGVDEALRERGAKDGDIVKLLEYEFEFVE, encoded by the coding sequence ATGTTTGTCGATCAGGTCAAGATATATGTAAAAGGTGGAGATGGCGGAAACGGTATGGTTGCGTTCCGTCGTGAAAAGTACGTGCCAAAAGGAGGGCCAGCAGGTGGTGATGGTGGAAATGGTGCTGACGTTATTTTCGAAGTAGAAGAAGGTTTAAGAACGTTAATGGATTTCCGGTATAAACGCCATTTCAAGGCTCCTCGTGGTGAGCATGGTATGTCTAAAAACCAACATGGTAAAAATTCGCAACCGATGATAGTAAAAGTTCCCCCGGGAACCATTGTATCGGATGAAGAAACAGGCCAGATTATCGCTGATTTAACTGAGCATGGACAACAAGCAGTTATTGCTAAAGGTGGTCGTGGAGGTCGTGGTAACTCTAGATTTGCGACACCGGCAAATCCTGCTCCTGAGCTTTCTGAAAATGGTGAACCAGGAATAGAGCGAAACGTTATTTTAGAATTAAAAGTATTAGCTGATGTAGGCTTAGTTGGATTCCCAAGCGTTGGTAAATCAACATTATTATCTGTCATTTCTTCAGCAAAACCGAAAATTGCAGAATATCACTTCACTACACTTGTTCCTAATCTAGGAATGGTTGAAACGGAAGATGGAAGAAGTTTTGTAATGGCGGATCTTCCTGGGCTTATTGAAGGTGCACATCAAGGGGTGGGCTTAGGTCATCAATTCCTTAGACATATAGAAAGAACGCGGGTAATCGTTCATGTGATTGATATGTCAGGGTTAGAAGGAAGAGACCCTTACGAGGATTATGTAACAATTAATGCAGAATTAAAGGAATACAATCTGCGTTTAACGGAAAGACCACAGATAATTGTTGCCAATAAAATGGACATGCCAGATTCTGAAGAGAACTTAGCAGGGTTTAAGAAAAAGCTCAAAGATGATCTGAAAATTTTCCCGATTTCTGCCATTACACGAGAAGGTGTACGCGAGCTGTTATTTGAAATTGCCGATGCAATTGAACGTACACCAGAATTCCCGTTATATGAAGAAGAGCCAGCTGAAAACAGAGTTGTGTACGAGTTTAAGAAGGAAGAACCGAACTTCGCCATTACTCGTGATAGTGATGGATCTTATGTGCTTTCAGGTGAAAAGATTGAGAAACTCTTTAAAATGACTGAATTCTCACGTGAGGAATCTGTTCGACGCTTTGCAAGACAACTTCGTGGCCTAGGTGTTGATGAAGCGTTGAGAGAAAGAGGAGCAAAAGACGGAGATATTGTGAAGTTACTTGAATATGAATTTGAGTTTGTTGAATAA
- a CDS encoding rod shape-determining protein, with protein MFGIGTRDLGIDLGTANTLVFVKGRGVVVREPSVVALQTDTKQIVAVGNDAKNMIGRTPGNIVALRPMKDGVIADYETTATMMKYYIKQATKTKGIFSNKPYVMVCVPSGITAVEERAVIDATRQAGARDAYTIEEPFAAAIGANLPVWEPTGSMVVDIGGGTTEVAIISLGGIVTSQSIRVAGDEMDEAIITYIRKTYNLMIGDRTSEAIKMEIGSAGSPDGVDNMDIRGRDLLTGLPKTIEITAAEIAEALKDTVYTIVDTVKNTLEKTPPELAADIMDRGIVLTGGGALLRNLDKVIGEETNMPVLIAEDPLDCVAIGTGKALEHIHLFKNKARDSR; from the coding sequence ATGTTCGGTATTGGTACAAGAGACCTTGGAATAGATTTAGGGACCGCAAACACACTTGTATTTGTTAAAGGAAGAGGAGTTGTTGTTAGAGAACCCTCTGTTGTTGCCTTACAAACAGATACAAAACAAATAGTTGCTGTCGGTAATGATGCAAAAAACATGATTGGTCGTACGCCGGGAAATATTGTTGCACTACGTCCAATGAAAGATGGAGTTATTGCTGATTATGAAACAACAGCGACAATGATGAAATACTACATTAAACAAGCAACTAAAACAAAAGGTATTTTCTCAAATAAGCCTTATGTTATGGTTTGTGTCCCATCTGGGATTACAGCAGTTGAAGAAAGAGCTGTTATTGATGCTACTAGACAGGCTGGGGCAAGAGATGCTTATACGATTGAAGAACCATTTGCAGCTGCGATTGGTGCGAATTTACCTGTTTGGGAACCAACAGGAAGTATGGTAGTTGATATTGGTGGCGGTACGACAGAGGTGGCAATTATCTCTCTTGGAGGTATTGTTACAAGCCAATCAATTCGCGTAGCTGGTGATGAAATGGACGAGGCTATTATTACATACATTAGAAAAACATATAACTTAATGATCGGTGATCGTACATCTGAAGCAATAAAAATGGAAATCGGTTCAGCTGGTTCTCCTGATGGTGTAGATAATATGGATATTAGAGGTCGAGACCTTTTAACAGGTTTACCTAAAACAATTGAGATTACAGCAGCTGAAATTGCTGAGGCGTTAAAAGATACGGTATACACGATTGTTGATACTGTTAAAAACACGTTAGAAAAAACGCCTCCAGAGCTTGCGGCAGATATCATGGATCGTGGTATTGTTTTAACCGGTGGTGGTGCATTGCTTCGTAATCTTGATAAAGTTATTGGAGAAGAAACGAATATGCCAGTGTTAATTGCGGAAGATCCTTTAGACTGTGTTGCAATCGGAACAGGTAAAGCACTCGAGCATATACACTTATTTAAAAATAAAGCAAGAGATAGTAGATAA
- the mreD gene encoding rod shape-determining protein MreD: MRRFILPFLLFFIFISESIFAHLVHIPFALEDQLYIPRFMLIACIFVTVYLTRTQGMLFGIVFGLLHDIVYIEVIGIYLFSYGILAYLINKAMKVLHGNALIVLFLTILSIAVLEFYVYGMNYLIGTTKMSLYHFTTLRLLPTLALNSVVAILLIYPMKKFLTKIKIDESDD, translated from the coding sequence GTGAGACGTTTCATCCTTCCTTTTTTACTCTTCTTTATTTTTATAAGTGAGAGTATCTTCGCTCACTTAGTTCATATTCCATTTGCCTTAGAAGATCAACTATATATACCTCGATTTATGTTAATCGCATGTATTTTCGTGACGGTATACTTAACACGCACACAAGGAATGCTATTTGGAATTGTGTTCGGATTACTCCATGATATTGTTTATATTGAAGTGATCGGAATCTATTTATTTTCATATGGAATCCTAGCTTATTTGATCAATAAAGCAATGAAAGTTCTTCATGGTAATGCTCTAATTGTACTATTTCTGACGATTTTATCGATCGCTGTACTTGAATTTTATGTGTATGGAATGAATTATTTAATAGGGACGACAAAGATGTCATTATATCACTTTACAACCTTAAGGTTATTACCTACGCTTGCTTTAAATTCGGTTGTTGCTATTCTGTTAATCTATCCTATGAAAAAGTTCCTTACGAAAATAAAAATAGATGAATCTGATGATTAG
- a CDS encoding Rne/Rng family ribonuclease has translation MRKLIINEKTKEVRCAVFEHEQLCELHQTYSFDNEIIGNIYIGRVTKVLPGMQAAFVDIGINQNGYIHRNDLISFQQNENTVSKPSISHYVREGEQLLVQVVKEGTDQKGPKLTTNIEFGGKLLVYMPYGNYIAVSKKLSDEKERSRLLHIANELQEEKEGLLFRTASKHKSWEELSDEYIKLKKQFQSIKTMYRKTECVFEAKSFVERILNELAIKPEDTIICDQIERVQDLKQQFPTAKIMYHDQKESIFTTYKIEQEIDKLLKNVVWLKNGSYIIIEQTEAMTIIDVNTGKFSGKLSMRDTVLKTNQVAAIEIAKQIRLRNVSGIILIDFIDMKHKEDQKMIEETVIREMRKDRVQHKVIGFTELNILQITRKKVRQPIEASLTDRCPTCNGTGRIPSKEAIAYQLERELWEHQFMDEEAIWIEATADVIELLNGGNGEHLKQLEEALKYKIICSEYLHSIPSYSIRHIGNVKTIMERLK, from the coding sequence GTGCGTAAACTGATAATAAATGAAAAAACGAAGGAAGTTCGCTGTGCAGTCTTTGAACATGAGCAGTTATGTGAACTACATCAAACCTATTCCTTTGATAATGAAATTATCGGAAATATATATATTGGTCGTGTAACAAAAGTTCTTCCGGGCATGCAAGCTGCTTTTGTTGATATTGGAATAAATCAAAATGGTTATATACACCGTAATGATTTAATTTCGTTTCAACAGAATGAGAATACAGTCTCTAAACCATCTATCTCCCATTATGTAAGAGAGGGTGAGCAATTGCTCGTTCAAGTAGTAAAAGAGGGGACAGATCAAAAGGGGCCAAAGCTAACAACTAATATCGAGTTTGGAGGAAAGCTTCTCGTTTACATGCCCTATGGTAATTATATAGCTGTATCGAAAAAGCTATCAGATGAAAAAGAGAGAAGTAGATTGTTACATATAGCTAATGAGCTCCAAGAAGAAAAAGAGGGGCTTCTTTTTCGTACAGCTAGCAAGCATAAATCATGGGAAGAGCTTAGTGATGAGTATATTAAGCTAAAAAAGCAGTTTCAATCCATAAAAACAATGTATCGTAAAACTGAATGTGTATTTGAAGCAAAAAGCTTTGTTGAACGCATTTTGAACGAGTTGGCGATTAAACCTGAAGACACAATTATTTGTGATCAAATAGAGCGGGTTCAGGATTTGAAACAGCAATTTCCTACTGCAAAGATTATGTACCATGACCAAAAGGAATCCATTTTTACAACATATAAAATCGAGCAAGAAATTGATAAGCTCTTAAAAAATGTTGTTTGGCTAAAGAATGGCTCCTATATCATTATTGAGCAAACTGAAGCAATGACAATTATTGACGTAAACACGGGAAAATTTTCTGGAAAATTATCTATGCGTGATACAGTGCTAAAGACAAATCAAGTTGCAGCGATAGAAATTGCAAAGCAAATACGCCTAAGAAATGTAAGTGGCATTATTTTAATTGATTTTATCGATATGAAGCATAAAGAAGATCAGAAAATGATAGAAGAAACCGTTATACGTGAGATGAGGAAAGATCGTGTTCAACATAAGGTTATAGGTTTTACAGAACTAAATATTTTGCAAATTACGAGAAAAAAGGTACGTCAACCGATTGAAGCAAGTCTAACTGATCGCTGCCCTACTTGTAATGGAACAGGGCGAATTCCGTCTAAAGAGGCGATTGCATATCAGCTAGAAAGAGAGCTTTGGGAGCACCAATTTATGGATGAAGAAGCAATTTGGATTGAAGCAACAGCTGATGTAATCGAATTATTAAACGGAGGAAACGGCGAACATCTTAAACAACTTGAAGAAGCTTTAAAATACAAAATAATCTGTTCAGAATATCTTCATTCTATACCTAGCTACTCTATAAGGCATATTGGTAATGTGAAGACGATTATGGAAAGACTTAAATGA
- a CDS encoding M23 family metallopeptidase yields the protein MSHRADEVRKRIAKRKREKGLSETHETSKPTSLFLSDEERYGVYSPPTYEGGPNKGNGGHPLFRTEVFIFKVLFSAVIVLVTAIVFKNSAPLFQDVKSAITYSLEEEFQFAAVSSWYRDQFGEPLALFEPNAKNNKDSEDATQSVQFAVPANGKVLETFEDNGQGIMVETDRPSVEAMNEGIIIEAGEKPDTGLTIVLQHADGTKSWYGNLDKIDVALYDFVEKGKALGKTKLSENQKGTYYFAIKKGDDFIDPIQVIQFE from the coding sequence ATGAGTCATCGAGCGGATGAAGTGAGGAAAAGAATTGCGAAAAGAAAGCGAGAAAAAGGATTGTCAGAGACACATGAAACATCAAAGCCAACATCATTGTTTTTAAGTGATGAAGAGAGGTATGGTGTGTATTCTCCACCAACATATGAAGGCGGCCCGAACAAAGGAAACGGCGGTCATCCACTTTTTCGTACAGAAGTATTCATATTCAAAGTATTATTTTCAGCAGTTATCGTGTTAGTGACAGCAATCGTCTTTAAAAATAGTGCACCTCTCTTTCAAGATGTGAAGTCAGCCATTACGTATTCCCTAGAGGAAGAATTTCAATTTGCAGCTGTTTCTTCCTGGTATCGAGATCAATTTGGGGAACCACTAGCTCTTTTTGAACCTAATGCAAAGAACAACAAGGATTCAGAAGATGCGACTCAAAGTGTCCAATTTGCTGTCCCGGCTAATGGTAAAGTGCTCGAAACGTTTGAAGATAACGGACAAGGGATTATGGTTGAGACTGATCGACCTTCTGTAGAAGCAATGAATGAAGGAATTATTATCGAAGCAGGTGAAAAACCAGATACAGGTCTGACAATTGTTCTTCAGCATGCTGATGGAACTAAATCATGGTATGGAAATTTAGATAAAATTGATGTTGCCCTATATGATTTTGTAGAAAAAGGGAAAGCACTTGGGAAAACGAAATTAAGTGAAAATCAAAAAGGTACTTATTATTTCGCTATTAAAAAGGGTGATGACTTTATTGACCCAATCCAGGTGATCCAATTTGAATAG
- a CDS encoding sporulation initiation phosphotransferase B gives MKNKSKKWDTVDILSHSRHDWMNKLQLIKGNLSLQKYDRVHDFIEEVIIEAQQESKLCNLKMPSFASYLMTFNWSNHHFVLEYEILGNVLSLEPFDDSVTQWSKSFLDQLDKVVDFASENHLSITIDIGLEAEGVRFFFDFNGIIKDTEQLIEWLKAVNHSQLIVNEFHVNTYELTTVISLGI, from the coding sequence ATGAAAAATAAATCGAAAAAATGGGATACTGTTGATATATTAAGTCATTCACGACATGATTGGATGAATAAATTACAACTGATTAAAGGTAATCTTTCGTTGCAAAAATATGATCGTGTACATGATTTCATTGAGGAAGTAATCATAGAAGCGCAACAGGAATCTAAACTTTGTAATTTGAAAATGCCCTCGTTTGCTAGTTATCTTATGACATTTAATTGGAGTAACCACCATTTTGTACTTGAATACGAAATTTTAGGAAATGTGTTGTCTTTAGAACCATTTGATGATTCAGTGACCCAATGGAGTAAGAGCTTTTTGGATCAACTAGATAAAGTAGTTGATTTTGCAAGTGAAAATCATTTAAGTATTACAATTGATATAGGTTTAGAAGCTGAAGGAGTTCGTTTCTTTTTTGACTTTAATGGCATAATAAAGGATACAGAACAATTAATTGAGTGGTTAAAAGCTGTTAATCACTCTCAATTGATTGTAAATGAATTTCATGTTAATACATATGAATTAACAACTGTTATTTCACTTGGGATTTAG
- the minC gene encoding septum site-determining protein MinC: protein MKVQKQQYVTIKGTKDGLTLHLDDSCSFDQLLHELEEMLSLKQYIQSGPVIGVNVKVGNRFLNKDQRVKLETVIKQNRNLMVETIDSNVMTKDEALRIKRETEVVSVAKIVRSGQILKVKGDLLLIGDVNPGGTVIATGNIFVLGALRGIAHAGADGNGQAVIAASLLKPAQLRISEIINRAPDHIPNEGNEMECAFINSDDEMIIERLQQLTHLRPNLTRFEGGI from the coding sequence ATGAAGGTCCAAAAACAACAATATGTTACGATTAAAGGCACAAAAGATGGCTTAACGTTGCATCTCGATGATTCGTGTTCTTTTGATCAATTGCTCCATGAACTCGAGGAAATGCTATCTTTAAAACAATATATACAATCAGGTCCAGTAATTGGTGTAAATGTAAAAGTTGGGAACCGTTTCCTTAATAAGGATCAACGAGTAAAGCTAGAAACAGTAATCAAACAAAATCGTAATCTCATGGTTGAGACAATTGATAGCAATGTGATGACAAAGGATGAGGCGCTTAGGATTAAGAGAGAAACAGAAGTCGTTTCTGTTGCTAAGATTGTTCGTTCTGGTCAAATTTTAAAGGTCAAAGGTGATTTACTGCTTATAGGTGATGTAAATCCAGGTGGAACTGTTATTGCTACTGGCAATATCTTTGTTCTAGGTGCGTTAAGAGGAATTGCACATGCCGGTGCAGATGGTAACGGGCAGGCTGTTATTGCTGCTTCATTATTAAAACCAGCACAGCTTCGCATAAGTGAAATCATAAATCGTGCTCCTGATCATATACCAAATGAAGGTAATGAGATGGAATGTGCTTTTATAAATAGTGACGATGAAATGATTATTGAGCGATTGCAGCAACTTACTCATTTACGACCTAATTTAACAAGGTTTGAAGGGGGAATCTAA
- a CDS encoding ribosomal-processing cysteine protease Prp → MINAKIYRSNEGLITSFVLSGHAEFDEHGKDIVCAGASAVTFGAVNAVLTLTNIEPQIDQGGDGGYLHVKLPLNLDKSTSDKVQLLLEGMLVSLQTIERDYGQYISVTIMN, encoded by the coding sequence ATGATAAATGCGAAAATTTATCGTTCAAATGAGGGACTTATAACTTCGTTCGTTTTATCTGGACATGCCGAGTTCGATGAACATGGCAAGGATATTGTTTGTGCTGGAGCATCTGCTGTTACCTTTGGTGCTGTTAATGCAGTGCTGACTCTAACAAATATTGAGCCACAAATTGATCAAGGTGGAGATGGCGGTTATTTACATGTTAAATTACCTTTAAATCTCGATAAATCAACAAGTGATAAAGTTCAATTATTGTTAGAGGGTATGCTCGTTTCATTACAAACAATTGAAAGAGATTACGGACAATATATTTCAGTAACAATAATGAACTAA
- the mreC gene encoding rod shape-determining protein MreC, translated as MPQFFLNKRLILLLVSIIFLVALIGFSLKEDRKLTWPEQFLQDSVGVFQSIFHKPALYISGFFENVSDLKNTYEENELLKSRLDEYMQLEADLQEYKVENEKLLAELGNVANLREYNPIFSTVVGRNPDRWYDYISIDKGAQDGIEPNMAVVTAQGLVGKVKSTSQFTSTVQLLSATDLKNRISSEVQPVEVKDESENSDKENAPTGEKVMGLIEGYDEDKGALLLRRIKSDVKLVEGQKVITSGKGEVFPEGILIGEIIEIEPDSYGLEQMAYVKPSANFYDIDRVWVAERVAESEDPVDVLNEEEES; from the coding sequence ATGCCACAGTTTTTCCTAAATAAACGCCTTATCTTGTTGCTAGTTAGTATTATTTTTTTAGTGGCATTGATTGGTTTTTCCTTAAAGGAAGATCGGAAGTTGACTTGGCCTGAGCAATTTTTACAGGATTCAGTAGGTGTTTTTCAATCGATATTTCATAAGCCAGCTTTATATATTTCTGGCTTTTTTGAAAACGTAAGTGACTTAAAAAATACATATGAAGAAAATGAGTTGCTAAAAAGCAGACTTGACGAATATATGCAACTAGAAGCAGATCTTCAAGAGTATAAAGTTGAAAATGAAAAATTATTAGCCGAATTAGGTAATGTTGCTAACTTAAGAGAGTACAATCCGATCTTTTCTACTGTTGTTGGTCGTAATCCTGATAGATGGTATGATTACATATCAATTGATAAAGGTGCACAGGATGGAATAGAGCCTAATATGGCTGTTGTAACGGCACAGGGTCTTGTTGGAAAGGTAAAATCCACTTCACAATTTACTTCTACCGTTCAACTGTTGAGTGCAACAGACCTTAAAAATAGAATTTCATCTGAGGTTCAACCGGTAGAAGTGAAAGATGAAAGTGAGAATAGTGATAAAGAGAACGCGCCAACAGGTGAAAAGGTAATGGGATTAATAGAAGGTTATGACGAGGATAAAGGTGCACTTTTACTTCGTCGGATTAAATCTGATGTTAAGCTTGTTGAAGGACAAAAAGTCATTACATCGGGTAAAGGTGAAGTTTTCCCAGAAGGAATCCTTATCGGTGAAATTATCGAGATTGAGCCAGATTCATATGGGTTAGAACAAATGGCATATGTGAAGCCATCAGCTAATTTTTATGATATAGATCGTGTATGGGTAGCTGAACGTGTTGCTGAATCAGAGGACCCTGTAGACGTGTTAAATGAGGAGGAGGAATCGTGA
- a CDS encoding M50 family metallopeptidase yields the protein MNRYFILLQKIHIHPLLWVMIGISIITANFKSLLLLMLIVFIHEMGHATSAHFFSWRIKAIMLLPFGGVAEVDEHGNRSLKQELIVVLSGPIQHIWLQGAAYLLQATNLVSLADYQLFTLYNVSILLFNLLPVWPLDGGKLLFILFSQYWPYKKAHFYMVATSIFFLSIYVLAILVYSPNHLNMWFITTFLIYSLYHEYKNRMYGCLRFLMERYYGNQDTIYRLKPIVVDESELIYHVLLQFQRGCKHLIVVERNGAKVSEMDENELLHAYFANKLTDSKVGDLMYAY from the coding sequence TTGAATAGATATTTCATACTCTTACAAAAAATTCACATTCATCCATTATTATGGGTAATGATTGGAATAAGTATCATTACCGCTAACTTTAAATCATTGTTATTGTTAATGCTGATTGTATTTATACATGAAATGGGCCATGCAACAAGTGCTCATTTTTTTTCTTGGAGAATCAAAGCAATCATGCTTCTCCCATTTGGAGGGGTTGCTGAGGTCGATGAACATGGAAATCGCTCGTTAAAGCAAGAATTGATTGTTGTGTTATCAGGTCCAATACAGCATATTTGGCTTCAAGGTGCAGCTTATCTACTTCAAGCAACCAATCTCGTAAGCTTGGCAGATTATCAATTGTTCACTTTATACAATGTATCTATCCTACTTTTTAATTTGCTCCCAGTCTGGCCGCTAGACGGTGGGAAGCTTTTATTTATCCTCTTTTCACAATATTGGCCATATAAAAAAGCACATTTTTACATGGTAGCGACGTCGATTTTTTTCTTATCTATTTATGTTTTAGCTATTCTGGTCTATTCACCGAACCATCTGAACATGTGGTTTATTACAACCTTTCTTATTTACAGCTTATATCATGAGTATAAAAATCGAATGTATGGTTGCTTGCGATTTTTGATGGAGCGGTATTACGGTAATCAAGATACAATTTATCGGCTAAAGCCGATTGTCGTCGATGAGTCAGAGTTAATCTATCATGTATTACTTCAATTTCAGAGAGGGTGTAAGCATTTGATCGTTGTCGAGCGAAATGGTGCAAAAGTATCGGAAATGGATGAAAATGAATTACTTCATGCCTATTTTGCTAACAAACTTACTGACTCAAAGGTAGGGGATTTAATGTATGCTTATTGA